CATCACCCGCTGTCCGACGGTGGTGGAGATCAGGGTCTGCAGCACGTTGAAGATGCTGTTGACCACGGCCGTCGCGATCATGCCGAGCACCAGCAGGCTGAGCAGCCCCGTCCGGCCCTGCGGTATCGCGGTGTCCAGGACGGCCCGGAGCAGGAACGGCGACACCACCGAGACCACCGCCGAGGCGGCCACCAGCAGCCCGACCACGCCGAGCCGGCCCGCGTACGGGCGGAAGAGCGCCAGGATGCGGCGCAGCTGCCTGGGCGGCGGCGGCTCGCCCTCGACGGGGGCGGGCGGGGTCCAGGTGGTGGTGTCGGGCCTCAAGGGCGGTCCTCCGGGTGGTGCGGGCGCGCCGGCGGCGCGGGTCGGCTGCCAGCATACAGAGAATGGCTCATAGTTAGCAAAGCTAATAATGAGGTCGGATCTATTCCTTCCCCGCCCGGACGGCGGCCCGGGCCCGAGGCGGGCGGCGGGCCCGAGGCGGGCGGTGCCCGGCCACGCCCCGCCCCCGGCCTTCGGTCCTTGCCGTACGTCCTTGCCGTACGTCCGGGCCGTCAGTCCTTGCCGTACGTCCGGGCCGCCTTCGAGGACACCTTGCCCAGCTTGCCCGCGGGCAGCAGTCGGGCCAGCGCCACCGCGGCCTTGTAGCGCTTGCCCGGCACGGAGATCGAGCGGCCCCGGGCGAAGTCGCGCATCGCCTCGTTCACCACCCGCTCGGCGGACAGCCACCCCCAGGAGGGCACGTTCGAGGTGCCCATGCCGGCCCGCTGGTGGAACTCGGTGCGGGTGAACCCGGGGCAGAGCGCCATCAGCCGCACCCCGGAGGGACCGAGGTCGCGGGCGACGCCCTGGGTGAAGCTCACCACCCACGCCTTGGACGCGCCGTACGTGCCGCGGGGCAGGAAGGCCGCCACCGAGGCGACGTTGACGATCCCGCCGCGTCCGCGCTCGCGCATACCCGGCAGAGCGGCCGAGGTCAGCCGCAGGACCGCCTCGACGTGCACCTTGAGCATGTCGAGCTCGCTCTGCAGAGGGATCGTCAGAAAGGCCCCCTTGTTGCCGAAGCCGGCGTTGTTGACCAGCAGGTCCACCGGCCGGCCGGCGTCCGACAGCCGCGTCTCGACCGCGGCGATGCCGGCCTCCGTCGAGAGGTCCGCGGTCAGCGGCTCCACGGCGACGCCGTACTCGGTGGAGAGCTTCTCGGCGGCCTCCGACAGCCGCTCGGTGTCCCTGGCGACCAGGACGAGGTCGTGGCCGGCGCGCGCGAGCCTACGGGCGAAGGTCGCGCCGATGCCGGCGGTGGCGCCGGTGATGAGGGCAGTGGTCATGGCCCGACCGTACCGATTCTCCCGCCGGAACACACCGACCCGAGGCACCTGCCGCCCCCCTGCCTCCCCGGGCGGGCGGACGGCACGCGGCGCCGCCGCCCGCTCTCCCACGGACGGACGGCGCCGCGGCCGCTTCGGCCCCGGCCGCTACTCGCCGGGCCCCGCCGACGTGGAGCGGGCCGCGGTGTCGGCCTCACCCCCGGCGCCGACCGCGCGCAGCCGGGTACCGGCCGTGGCCCTCA
The sequence above is drawn from the Kitasatospora sp. NBC_00315 genome and encodes:
- a CDS encoding SDR family NAD(P)-dependent oxidoreductase codes for the protein MTTALITGATAGIGATFARRLARAGHDLVLVARDTERLSEAAEKLSTEYGVAVEPLTADLSTEAGIAAVETRLSDAGRPVDLLVNNAGFGNKGAFLTIPLQSELDMLKVHVEAVLRLTSAALPGMRERGRGGIVNVASVAAFLPRGTYGASKAWVVSFTQGVARDLGPSGVRLMALCPGFTRTEFHQRAGMGTSNVPSWGWLSAERVVNEAMRDFARGRSISVPGKRYKAAVALARLLPAGKLGKVSSKAARTYGKD